In one window of Skermanella rosea DNA:
- a CDS encoding TenA family protein has product MSFAEYRKNDPEARFTDWLRQEAEPHWTRMTTHRFARELGEDTLDDAVAGRYLVQDYAFVNSFVSLLGSAIAAAPAMPSKRRFAGFAAAVTADENDFFLRSFEALGIPEGTWKTPELGPVTRDFIAVLEGAGRSGSYPRILAVLVAAEWSYLTWAQACPARRPERFWLAEWIDLHAIPEFEAFVTWLREETDRVGAAADEGTGAAMRDNFRRMMVLEEAFFDAVYAG; this is encoded by the coding sequence ATGAGTTTCGCCGAGTACAGGAAGAACGACCCAGAGGCGCGTTTCACCGATTGGTTGAGGCAGGAGGCCGAGCCGCATTGGACGCGGATGACGACGCACCGGTTCGCCCGGGAGCTGGGCGAGGATACCCTGGACGATGCTGTCGCGGGGCGTTACCTGGTGCAGGACTACGCCTTCGTGAACAGCTTCGTCTCGCTGCTTGGAAGCGCCATCGCGGCGGCGCCGGCGATGCCGTCGAAGCGGCGGTTCGCCGGCTTCGCGGCGGCGGTCACCGCCGATGAGAACGATTTCTTCCTCCGGTCGTTCGAGGCGCTGGGCATCCCCGAGGGAACCTGGAAGACGCCAGAGCTGGGACCGGTGACGCGGGACTTCATCGCCGTGCTGGAGGGGGCCGGGCGAAGTGGCAGCTATCCGCGCATCCTCGCCGTGCTGGTGGCGGCGGAGTGGAGCTACCTGACCTGGGCGCAGGCCTGCCCGGCCCGGCGGCCGGAGCGGTTCTGGCTGGCGGAGTGGATCGACCTGCACGCGATTCCCGAGTTCGAGGCCTTCGTCACCTGGCTGCGCGAGGAGACCGACCGGGTCGGGGCGGCGGCGGACGAGGGGACCGGGGCCGCCATGCGCGACAATTTCCGGAGAATGATGGTGCTGGAGGAGGCGTTCTTCGACGCCGTCTACGCCGGGTAG